In the genome of Hevea brasiliensis isolate MT/VB/25A 57/8 chromosome 14, ASM3005281v1, whole genome shotgun sequence, the window agtttaatttttattcatgTGGGATTATTTCCTCGGGAAAGATGAATTAGATGGATTGTACGTAATAGCCTAGTAGGATTAATTGTACATTGATATTCtttgatgaaaaagaaagatAATTCCCTTTAAAGAACAGTTACTTCGTACGACAAGAACCTTGTTTACTTAATTTCTGGTGTTGTGACCAGTAGATGCTGGTGCGGTGACTAGTCGATGCTGGTGCTGTGACTAGTAAGATGGAAGCACTCAGCTGTTGGTCTTTTTCTTGGAGTCTATTGAAGTTTTGGTTCTAatacttaaatcttccatttCCACGATGCAAAACTTAAATAAGCTACAATTATCAATTTTATATTCAACATCCGTTACTTGTCTTCTGTTTACGGAGATTGAAGTCTTCCAATGCTCTCATATCTATAATTGTTAATTTTTGAGAAGGGACTGGAGCTCATTTCCTCAAATGTATAAACAGAAAAGTATTTAAATTACAAAAACTACAGTTAAACTGATAAGAAAATGATACAGTTTTTCAATAGAGTTGCACTGAATATAAAAGGATATCAAATCAAACGACAAGAAGATTTTGttccaaatataaataaataaaagtttattTTGTTCAATGGTAGGTTACTGTAACATGACAATGAACAGCATATTTGTATTCGGATTTGATAATTGAACTTAAAATTTATTCTACAAAATCAGAAGTGGATACTTGAACCAAGCTAATGTAGGAGCAATTCCCTTGTCTTGTCCAACCAATCCTTGTAAACATCATCCAAAAACAAAACAAAGTGCACCTGCCAACAACAATGAAAGAGCTACAAGTTATGTAATTTTAGAGTGTATATAGCCCTCTAGCAGAGAGCTGTGAGCATCTATTGAAATCAAATGGTCTATCACAGGAAACTCTAGTTTTTATCCACACCTCTTTGAAGTCATTCGCAAATTCTTTGACTGTAGATATAGCCACTGTTGCAGCTTTCTTTAAAGGATACCTAAAAAATATACAAAATTGAGAGTGGTAACAAACTTGTCACTAGTTATAGAACACCAAAGTTAATGAATTCAGTATCTGTTATCTCATCCTTGACACTTGGAGTTTTTGTGTTTATTGATGGCCAAaacttgggcaaggcaatatCTAAGCATAACAATTCCTTTCTCCAATCAACTCTCACAATCTCAACCATCTAGGCACGTATGGCTATAACTCAACCAAAGCATTCAACAAGAAAAACTTTTATCTACTTAAATTGGAGTTGTGCAATGCAATATATTCATCAAGAGGCAGCAGAAATATAGGAGCCAACAGAAAAGGCCTAGCTAGGTGGTTCCATTGGCAACTTACAAGTTATTACCACAAGATATGGCAGGAAAAGCAATGTACTCAATATTGTTGGCTTTGGCCACCATCaagctgttcctgtgaccagtaaaCGAGGGATCTTATCTAGGATGATATACCAAAGAAATAGTCATAAGAAAGAGTACAATCAGTGCTACAATTCACCTGTAAGCATTTCTTAGGGAGGCTACAGGGTTCCTTTCAAAATAATAGACGGGGCCAACAGTGTGAATCACGCAAGATGCAGGCAATTTGAAACCCCTGCACACGTTTAACATATCATCTCTCCAACAGAAATTGATGCATTAGACAAATACACAGTTGTCTATAGAAGACTGAATAGTGAATACAGTTGTCTATTAATCTATGCTCTATTATGAAGATTATAATTGAAATATTGATATTAATATTATTGGTATATCAACAAATAAATGCAGGTGATATAATGCTAGTAGGAAGCTCTGCTGCAAGGGTGGAATGGAAATTCAAGCATTAATTGCAAATGTTAAATGTAAATATCAAGAAGAGCATACGGCGTAATTCTTGCTTCTCCAGTTGGGCAACGGACTCCAGGTTCGACTTCAGGGATGTCATTGCATGCAATTCCGAGTTGTGTTCCGGCTGCTTTGTGTATAGCTAGCAAAATGTATACAATTTTGTCAAAAGCTGGGTCAAGACAAAAGCAGTACACTGCCAATGAACTTTAGATTAATAGTACTATATTCATCTTCAAAACCTTTTGAACTGTGACATCTCGAGACAGTGAAAGccaaataaaagataaaattagAACCAGATTACCTGTATCCACGCTTATTCCACCTGGAAGCATAAATATATTTGTCGGATTAACCTGCAGAAGATGATAAATCAATTGATATAAAACTGGGATCAACCTTGTATTATTGTATCTCATAATTAAAACAAATTGCTCCAATGAATAACAATTGTTGCATTTAAACAAGCATCTCTAAGATGGATGATTTTATGGAAACTGTAAGACTTCAACAGAGTTGTCGGTTCTTAATCTAAACAGCTAAAGAATTATTAGTGGGAACAGTAAGTTAGAGGTAATTACAATAGCGTCAGAGCGGCCATCCACGAACCATTTGGTGATATCTCCTTTTTTGACTTTGAGAAGATTCGAAGAAGACAATTGAAAAACATGGGTATGCTGATCTGACGTCCAAGGAGCAGGAAACGCTGCCGGATAAACCCCTTCAGAGATGTCCACCGGCATGATAAGTGGAGATGGCGATGGTCAAAGGAGGAGATGATCGTCGTCACAATAGGCCTTCGCAGAGTGAAAGCTATGATCTTTTTGTTGAGTTTTAAGAACAGgagaaaatgtcaaaatacagccATTGGTTTAGGTGGCTTCCAAGAAGGAGAGTCCAGGtacaattattattaatatattatttaattttataatttttattacatatttatatttagtttatttaaaatatttttacgaatagcttataaaaaatataaaaatataaattcttaagagatgaaaattatttttgtaatatttatataaattatttttcactttttttaaTACTTTGATTATTACTAAAATATTATTTGATAGGTATgagagaaaattttaattaaatattgtatCTTTTATTTGCATTATAAGATGACTaatctaatttttaatatatgatattagtttatataatttgaaactataatttttaatttttctaataataatgaaattataattattattataaactttttaataataaaaaaattaattacatgACATTATTATTATAATGTATAATAAAAAGGTGACTTTAGTTTATATAATTCATAACTATAACTCTtagtttttttaatattaataaattattataattttttatttaattaaataacttATACTTATCATTCATTACATGTCATCAATCGAAGTtgtaaaatttttaagaaaataagattaaaatggataaataagaaaaaaaataaaataaagtactaCTTATCATATTTTAGTAAAATAAATTGTgggattaattttattatatttatataaattgataGATAAATTTCCTCAAAAAGAATTATTTAAATTACACGAAATTATGAGGGGTTAACTTTTTGGATGAATTACTCTAACATCTTTTAATATTGTCATTATTCATTAATCGGTTCTCAATTATTGATAATTATATTAGTACATCTTAAAGGTTTGATTCAGCCACTCAATAGCATCATAGTGGCCATCGACAAACCATTTGCTGATATCTCCTTTCCTGACTTTGAGAAGATTCGAAGAAGCCAAAGGAAAAACATGGCTATGCTCAACTTCAATTGAAGGAACCGCTGGAAAAATCCCAGAAGAGATGTCGATTCGCATGTTAAGTGGAGATGGTGGCAATGTTCAAAGGAGAAGATGATCGTCTAATAGACCTCCACAGTGTAGAAGTCAAGTTCCTTTTGCACAGTTTTCAAAAAAGCACAGCAGCCAACTGAACAGAGAAAAAGGTTTGGAGAGAGCGGCAATGTTCGAAGGAGGTGATGAGCGTCTCAATAGACCTCCACAAAGTAGAAGGCAAGGTCCTTTTCGCAGAGTTTTCGAGGAAGCACATCAGCCAAATGAAAAGAGAAAAAGGTTTTTTATTTTGGTTCTTTAGGATTTTGTCTTTCTACATGACTCGGAAATTTCTTGTTCTTCACTGTAAGGAAACTTCTTTCCTGCGAACTTTTCCTGAAGACAAATCACAACTAGCAATCCGCTTAAGCACAGCAGTCAGCAGCCGCAGGCAAACACATGCACCTGATGAAACGAAGATTTTAGCTTTGGATTTTGGCATCTGGTGAATATTTTTTAGGTAGAGAACAAGATAGCCTGTGGAAAAAGCAGTCCTTAGAAGATGGTGCTGATTATAATCTATGAGTGCCTAACTGGGAATGTTGAAATCTCATTGTTCAAATAATACTTCTGATTACTTGGAAATgtgttaagaaaaataaaaatggaattCAGAAAtcagaaaacatgaaatttaaagagGAGAGAAACAGAAGTGCTCTCAAGGTCACTGTTTAGAGAAACCCACCCTTACAGTATCAAATGCAAGAAAACAATTAAACATCAATTTGAAACGGAAATATGTAATATCACCAACAATATATAGTTTACTCATATTTGTATCTGCCTTTTCACCTTCTGCTATAAATTCTTGCTATTCACAAGTTAAAATATTGTATGATGAAAGTAACTTTCTAAATTCATCGTAAAAAGCCTACTTCTCATTCTTCGTGAAAGCTTCTGGAGATAAAAATCAGGCACTGTACTTTCTCCCATGAATTTCGATCACAACAAAAACATTAAATTCAAACCAAAAACGAAAATCAGATTGACCTGataaacacaagcagacagaATTTGGAGTTAAGTACCAGAAGCCCTCAATGTGACCAATAGAAGGAGAATCAATAAAACACTGATGGTGAAGCAATCAACAAGCAGATACGCAAATTTgttttctgattcaatccttttaaATACCAGGATCAATCTACAAATCCTCATAATACCaatttatgtttcaaaattgaatcTGTGACGACAATATAACAAGGGTACCAAAGAAGACAGCCCATATTATATAATATTGGAAGTTTGCAACAATCCACTATCTCACATGCATTcataataattaactaaaatggctGGCACCATCTCTCTAGTCCATCCAAGTGCACTACACAATGATATCATAATCCCATACAATCCTCCAAACTTCAATAGGAGATAAATTAACAGTTCTGCATCTTATCTAAAGGGTATATGAAAATCCAGCAGCTGTGCAAGCTAAGGTAGAAGCAATTGCTTTGCCTTCTTTAACCAAACATTGTAGATGTCATCCAAGAACAGAACAAAATGCACCTGTCAATAATAATTGTGAGCAAAGGCCACTAAGACATAAACTACAGAACCTCATAGACCTTTATGATGAAGAATGGGTCCatagggctacagagtttaataATTTGCTAGTTAAAAAGAGTAAGGAATGAGTTTTACAGGAAGGTTTTTGCACATGAAATTTTCCACCTTAAAAATCATTGCAAAAATTATGCAAGGAACAAGATAATAAGAGATCTACAAAGATAAGATAATTATATATTGTTTTCACCACAGGATGACTACTTATATATTTTCACCAGAGGGCCacgtttgattaaaaaaaaaaaaactgcagaTGGTTGGCAAACATGAATCTGATAGAATAAAAATGCCAATGGTTCATTTAAAAATGAAGTGATTTAGAGTCCCTATCATcaagcaaaagaaaaaaaaaaaaagatacctCTTTTAAGTCATCAGCAAATTCTTTGACTGTCGATATAGCCACTGAAGCAGCTTCCTCATATGGATATCTGAAATATTAGAGAAGTAAAGAGAACGCAATGATTTTTGAGAGATTAAGGAACTTGCTGAATAGGTTTTACAGACACCAAAACAGGTGAAATCTATATCTGGTATCTAATCCAGTAAATAATAGTTTTTTCTCATGTTTATGTCTTCCTTTCAACTTACCCATAAACACCACAAGATATAGCaggaaatgcaatatacttgatgttGTTGTCCTTGGCCACTGTGAAGCTGTTTCTGCAACCATGGAATGGTAAACAAGATATCTTATTTAAAATCATTATAAAAACCCTACTCACAAGAAAGTACATAATCAGCGTCACAACAAACCTGTATGCATTTTTCAGGGAGGATGCAGCATTCCTGTCGGTTTCATAGATAGGGCCTACGGTATGAATCACATGAGATGCAGGCAATTTGAAGCCTCTGCACATATTCACCATGTCATCACTCAATGATAAATGTTAAATAAATGCAAGGGTAGAGATATATCTCCAGCATAACAAAAGTTAAGCAAGAAGAGCATACGGAGTAATTCTTGCTTCTCCTGTTGGGCAGCGAACTCCAGGTTGAACTTCAGGGACCTTATAGCATGCATCTAAGAGTTCTGGTCCAGCAGCTCTATGTATGGCTAGTAAGATGCAGTATTTATCAGAATTTAAAACTTGAAACCAAGTTTGAGTCAATCATAAAGGAAATTATAAAAGACAGGAGTACCTCGATCTGCACCTCCACCTCCAAGCATTTTCTCATTTGCCGGATTAACCTGCAAAAGATTAACGTCTAATGTATGTGATATGCCCTCTGTCCATTATTTCAACAGGAAAACTTTCAATCTTACTTGTATAATCAGGTGCTCTGAATGCAAAAATAGAACAACTTCGTATTCCATAAAACTTTTTTGCTTCATTGCACAATACTTATGACTTAAAAATCTAAAATTTCTAACAATCCATTAGAGAACCGAATCCATCACCAAACCGACT includes:
- the LOC110633922 gene encoding uncharacterized protein LOC110633922 isoform X2 → MPVDISEGVYPAAFPAPWTSDQHTHVFQLSSSNLLKVKKGDITKWFVDGRSDAIVNPTNIFMLPGGISVDTAIHKAAGTQLGIACNDIPEVEPGVRCPTGEARITPGFKLPASCVIHTVGPVYYFERNPVASLRNAYSLMVAKANNIEYIAFPAISCGNNLYPLKKAATVAISTVKEFANDFKEVHFVLFLDDVYKDWLDKTRELLLH
- the LOC110633922 gene encoding uncharacterized protein LOC110633922 isoform X1 — translated: MPVDISEGVYPAAFPAPWTSDQHTHVFQLSSSNLLKVKKGDITKWFVDGRSDAIVNPTNIFMLPGGISVDTAIHKAAGTQLGIACNDIPEVEPGVRCPTGEARITPGFKLPASCVIHTVGPVYYFERNPVASLRNAYRNSLMVAKANNIEYIAFPAISCGNNLYPLKKAATVAISTVKEFANDFKEVHFVLFLDDVYKDWLDKTRELLLH
- the LOC110633924 gene encoding uncharacterized protein LOC110633924; translation: MKTKEQRTCPRTKMTALYRGMLLVEARLSSPPFHVAASPHSSLALLAFNNPLLEKRSLYYCHCRYLKNHFPLISSSFSSSPIMAQMESSAGVSTAPSFDNGGDNTTVFPLSSSTVLKINKGDISKWFVDGSSDAIVNPANEKMLGGGGADRAIHRAAGPELLDACYKVPEVQPGVRCPTGEARITPGFKLPASHVIHTVGPIYETDRNAASSLKNAYRNSFTVAKDNNIKYIAFPAISCGVYGYPYEEAASVAISTVKEFADDLKEVHFVLFLDDIYNVWLKKAKQLLLP